In Paracoccus methylovorus, a genomic segment contains:
- the ccoG gene encoding cytochrome c oxidase accessory protein CcoG, giving the protein MSNSDIDPPRLYAAREPIFPRRAHGWFRNLKWIIMAVTLAIYYVTPWIRWDRGPSLSDQAVLVDLANRRFYFFWIEIWPHEFYFVAGLLVMAGLGLFLFTSALGRVWCGYTCPQTVWTDLFMLTEHWVEGDRNARLRLWNAPWSARKLRLRLTKWTIWLVIAVMTGGAWIFYFTDAPTLLGNLFTGNAHPVAYITMGILTATTFVFGGFAREQICIYACPWPRIQAAMMDEDTLTVAYRDWRGEPRGKLHKGEATKSDGAAKGDCIDCMACVNVCPMGIDIRDGQQMECITCALCIDACDEVMDKIGKPRGLIDYMALRDESAERAGETPKPVIRHILRPRTILYFTLWAGIGVALIVALFLRSPFDLNVTPVRNPLYVTMADGAIRNTYALRLRNKQGDERDFRVLVTGSDGSAPQGVALTLEGLPDAALSVLADSTHTQRVYITAEPGSALAESGQSELTLWVEDVTDGVKSRIDTVFHGRSE; this is encoded by the coding sequence ATGTCGAATTCCGACATTGACCCGCCACGTCTCTATGCCGCCCGAGAGCCGATCTTTCCTCGCCGGGCCCATGGCTGGTTTCGCAACCTGAAATGGATCATCATGGCGGTGACCCTGGCGATCTATTACGTTACGCCATGGATACGCTGGGATCGCGGACCCAGCCTGTCGGATCAGGCAGTGCTGGTCGATCTCGCCAATCGCCGCTTTTATTTCTTTTGGATCGAGATCTGGCCGCATGAATTCTATTTCGTGGCCGGTCTTTTGGTCATGGCGGGTTTGGGGCTGTTCCTGTTCACCTCGGCGCTGGGACGTGTCTGGTGCGGCTATACCTGTCCGCAGACGGTCTGGACCGACCTTTTCATGCTGACCGAGCACTGGGTCGAGGGGGATCGCAACGCCCGCCTGCGGCTGTGGAACGCACCATGGAGCGCGCGCAAGCTGCGGTTGCGGCTGACGAAATGGACGATCTGGCTGGTGATCGCGGTGATGACCGGCGGCGCGTGGATTTTTTATTTCACCGATGCACCCACGCTTTTGGGAAACCTGTTTACCGGAAACGCGCACCCGGTCGCCTATATCACCATGGGTATCCTGACCGCGACCACCTTCGTTTTCGGTGGTTTCGCGCGCGAGCAGATCTGCATCTATGCCTGTCCGTGGCCGCGCATTCAGGCCGCCATGATGGATGAGGATACGCTGACTGTCGCCTATCGCGACTGGCGCGGTGAGCCGCGCGGCAAGCTGCATAAGGGCGAGGCGACGAAATCCGACGGTGCGGCCAAGGGCGATTGCATCGACTGCATGGCCTGCGTGAACGTTTGTCCCATGGGCATCGACATTCGTGATGGACAGCAGATGGAATGTATCACCTGCGCCCTTTGCATCGACGCCTGCGACGAGGTGATGGACAAGATCGGCAAGCCGCGCGGCCTGATCGATTACATGGCCCTGAGGGACGAGTCCGCCGAGCGCGCGGGCGAAACCCCGAAGCCGGTGATCCGGCATATCCTGCGTCCGCGCACAATTCTGTATTTCACCCTTTGGGCCGGGATCGGTGTGGCTTTGATCGTGGCGCTGTTCCTTCGCTCGCCTTTCGACCTGAACGTGACGCCGGTGCGCAACCCGCTTTACGTCACCATGGCCGACGGCGCGATCCGCAACACCTATGCGTTGCGACTGCGCAACAAACAGGGGGACGAGCGCGATTTCCGCGTCCTGGTCACCGGATCGGACGGCTCTGCGCCGCAGGGCGTCGCCTTGACGCTGGAGGGGTTGCCCGATGCCGCCCTTAGCGTGCTTGCCGACAGCACCCATACGCAGCGGGTCTATATCACCGCCGAACCCGGCTCTGCATTGGCCGAAAGTGGACAGAGTGAGTTGACGCTTTGGGTCGAGGATGTCACCGATGGGGTGAAATCCCGCATCGATACCGTCTTCCACGGAAGGAGCGAATGA